A DNA window from Paenibacillus sp. HWE-109 contains the following coding sequences:
- a CDS encoding fatty acyl-AMP ligase: MGIGFMKDTVHTNLVDLLQFRALLTPDLKMYTYLVDGEHEEVSMTAAELNQRAMAIASALHGRGRTSKTALLLYPTGLEFIAGFMGCLYAGIIPIPAYPPHMRRPTPRLDAIIRSARTEIALSTAKLIADVMPNVSEDSLLSGMDFMATDTLNDSHKFFCLPCKADDIAFLQYTSGSTADPKGVMVSHGNLIHNMSLIAKYFQLSEQTRIVNWLPAYHDMGLIGQLLMALHVGCELIYMSPVSFMQKPVRWLEAISRYRATYSGGPNFAYELCAEKFNAETDGDIDLTSWQLAFNGAEPVREETLHTFIRTFTPYGFQAKSLVPSYGLAEGTLYVSGYKREQTYTTLWLDAESLERDLAVVVTKESLYARAVVGCGILVPEQRTVIVHPQKGKLCGELMIGEIWVSGPSVAQGYWGNPEATQLTFQGTLASCEGERFLRTGDLGFIHDNELYITGRIKDVMIVGGRNIYPQDLEYTVQNCHPAVRKEYIAAFQIDDKCHPKMAAGSSGEIVIVAELNREFRHRGPKEESADHRSMILQRDVLAAARQAVWEQYELPLKDLVLIRTGTIPKTSSGKIQRRLTKQGYEADTLQRG, encoded by the coding sequence ATGGGAATTGGCTTCATGAAAGATACTGTGCATACCAATCTTGTGGATTTGCTGCAATTTCGGGCGCTGCTTACGCCGGATTTGAAGATGTACACTTATTTGGTGGACGGCGAGCATGAGGAAGTGAGCATGACTGCAGCCGAGTTGAATCAGCGTGCGATGGCGATCGCTTCTGCTCTGCATGGGCGCGGCAGAACATCTAAGACTGCGCTGCTGCTGTATCCGACGGGGTTGGAATTTATTGCAGGGTTTATGGGGTGTTTATATGCAGGGATCATTCCAATTCCTGCGTATCCGCCTCATATGCGTCGTCCTACACCGCGACTTGATGCCATCATCCGAAGCGCGCGAACGGAGATTGCCCTTTCAACTGCTAAATTAATTGCTGATGTAATGCCTAATGTCAGCGAGGATTCCCTTCTTTCAGGCATGGATTTTATGGCTACGGACACTTTGAATGATAGCCATAAGTTTTTCTGTCTGCCATGTAAGGCAGATGATATCGCGTTCTTGCAATACACCTCGGGGTCAACAGCTGATCCCAAAGGGGTTATGGTCAGCCACGGCAATTTAATTCACAATATGAGTTTGATTGCCAAATATTTTCAGCTCTCCGAGCAGACCCGTATTGTGAATTGGCTGCCCGCCTATCATGATATGGGATTAATCGGACAGCTGCTGATGGCCCTGCATGTAGGTTGTGAACTGATTTATATGTCGCCGGTAAGCTTCATGCAGAAGCCAGTTCGTTGGCTTGAAGCAATCTCTCGATATCGCGCGACGTATAGCGGCGGCCCTAATTTTGCCTATGAGTTATGTGCAGAGAAATTTAATGCTGAAACTGACGGTGACATAGATTTAACTAGTTGGCAGTTGGCTTTCAATGGAGCGGAACCAGTCAGAGAAGAAACTTTGCATACATTTATCCGGACGTTTACTCCTTATGGATTTCAGGCCAAGAGCCTGGTTCCATCGTATGGATTAGCGGAAGGAACGTTGTATGTTTCCGGTTATAAAAGGGAACAGACTTACACAACATTATGGCTCGATGCCGAAAGCTTGGAGCGGGATCTGGCCGTAGTGGTAACGAAGGAGAGTTTATATGCTCGGGCTGTTGTAGGATGCGGAATCCTCGTACCGGAACAGCGAACAGTCATCGTTCATCCTCAAAAAGGCAAGCTGTGCGGAGAGCTTATGATTGGCGAAATTTGGGTCAGCGGTCCCAGTGTGGCGCAAGGTTACTGGGGAAACCCTGAAGCGACTCAGCTTACCTTCCAAGGCACACTGGCTAGTTGCGAAGGTGAACGATTTTTGCGGACAGGAGATCTCGGCTTTATTCATGATAATGAATTGTATATTACTGGGCGAATCAAAGATGTCATGATTGTGGGGGGCCGCAATATCTATCCACAGGACTTGGAATATACGGTGCAGAATTGCCATCCTGCTGTGCGTAAAGAATATATCGCTGCCTTCCAGATTGACGACAAATGTCATCCGAAGATGGCTGCAGGAAGCAGCGGAGAGATCGTCATTGTAGCTGAACTTAACAGGGAATTCCGACATCGCGGGCCCAAAGAGGAGAGCGCTGACCACAGGAGCATGATTCTACAGCGTGATGTGTTGGCAGCCGCTCGTCAAGCGGTGTGGGAACAGTATGAACTTCCGTTGAAAGATCTCGTTCTCATCCGAACGGGGACGATCCCCAAGACGTCCAGCGGCAAAATTCAACGCAGATTGACGAAACAAGGGTATGAAGCGGATACACTTCAGCGGGGATAA
- a CDS encoding cysteine desulfurase family protein, with amino-acid sequence MVGRYFDYNSTTPLDPRVCQVITESMDIYGNPSSTHASGQKARVAIHSARQHIAALLHSEPEELYITSGGSESNNWLLKGYLSQWAGTPVHVITSVIEHPSVKETLRYWRNAGGGEITCIPVDTEGFISPQAVMDAIRPDTKLISIMLANNETGAIQPVQEIARIARSRGIFIHTDAVQAVGKMPIHVRELGVDSLSFSIHKLYGPKGIGGLYLQSGYKLDPLLHGGGQEQGLRSGTENVLSLLGAAEACRVAMLDMEHSQVKLLWCKRLLVEKLRAIAPGLKINGSLDSNRTLANTVNLCIPGIRGEALAAYLDHRYGIAVSVGSACSSNHQKKLSYVLQEMGLDEADIRSSLRISMGKFTDEMDIHYLLESIESALTHFNQLMPT; translated from the coding sequence GGACATCTATGGTAATCCATCGAGCACCCACGCTTCTGGCCAGAAGGCAAGAGTAGCTATCCATTCCGCTAGGCAGCATATAGCTGCGTTGCTGCACAGTGAGCCTGAAGAATTGTACATTACTTCTGGTGGAAGCGAGAGTAATAACTGGTTATTGAAAGGATATCTCAGTCAATGGGCAGGGACACCTGTACATGTGATTACGTCTGTCATTGAGCATCCTTCCGTCAAGGAGACGCTCAGGTATTGGCGTAATGCCGGTGGAGGCGAAATCACCTGCATCCCTGTAGATACAGAAGGGTTTATTTCCCCGCAAGCCGTGATGGACGCCATTCGACCGGATACCAAATTGATCAGCATCATGCTGGCTAACAATGAGACAGGCGCGATTCAACCTGTGCAGGAAATAGCTCGAATAGCAAGATCTAGGGGGATTTTCATCCACACAGATGCTGTTCAGGCCGTAGGGAAAATGCCAATCCATGTCCGAGAGCTGGGGGTGGATTCGCTGTCTTTTTCCATTCATAAACTGTACGGTCCCAAAGGGATTGGTGGGCTTTATCTCCAATCAGGCTATAAGCTTGATCCACTCCTGCATGGAGGCGGGCAAGAGCAAGGTCTGAGAAGCGGCACAGAGAACGTTCTCTCACTGCTGGGTGCGGCAGAAGCATGCCGTGTGGCCATGCTGGATATGGAGCATTCACAGGTCAAATTGCTCTGGTGCAAAAGACTCCTCGTGGAGAAGCTGCGCGCGATAGCTCCTGGGCTCAAAATCAATGGTTCACTAGATAGTAACCGTACTTTGGCTAATACTGTCAATCTCTGCATTCCCGGTATTAGGGGAGAGGCATTGGCTGCTTATCTGGACCATAGGTATGGCATTGCCGTTTCTGTAGGCTCAGCCTGCAGTTCCAATCATCAGAAGAAACTCTCATACGTGCTGCAAGAGATGGGGCTGGACGAGGCAGATATCCGTTCATCCCTGCGAATAAGTATGGGCAAATTTACAGATGAGATGGATATTCATTATTTGCTAGAGTCCATAGAGAGTGCTTTAACGCATTTCAATCAATTAATGCCAACCTAG
- a CDS encoding 4'-phosphopantetheinyl transferase family protein: protein MKIIATKICPHTEVEIWHSLEVHLDEARRNKIGKCLQKKQQQRMIIGDILLRYALQQEFGSAPGLLRIGYGPYGKPWLYERPEVFFNISHAGEWVAVALGSREVGIDVEIQGPRFAKLADCLLSPSELRDFQSIQDQDTFLCRRWVMKESFVKMIGLGLGCPLTSVSFVMISHQDAFTVYEEQGYFCRVYELASSYPLAVSCADYRFPDQVTILPFERLLHWALVASPLV from the coding sequence ATGAAGATAATAGCTACGAAGATTTGTCCTCATACGGAAGTTGAAATTTGGCACTCACTTGAGGTTCATCTCGATGAGGCGAGAAGGAACAAGATCGGCAAATGCCTGCAAAAGAAACAGCAGCAAAGAATGATAATCGGAGATATCTTGCTGCGATATGCGCTGCAGCAAGAGTTTGGCAGTGCCCCCGGGTTGCTGCGGATAGGTTACGGACCATACGGAAAGCCATGGCTATACGAACGGCCTGAGGTCTTCTTTAACATTTCTCATGCTGGGGAATGGGTAGCAGTTGCACTCGGTTCACGTGAGGTGGGAATAGATGTTGAGATTCAGGGCCCACGGTTTGCGAAGTTGGCCGATTGCCTGCTTTCCCCTTCGGAACTAAGGGACTTCCAAAGCATTCAAGACCAGGATACGTTTCTTTGCCGACGTTGGGTCATGAAAGAGAGCTTCGTCAAGATGATTGGTCTCGGGCTTGGTTGTCCTTTGACGAGCGTATCCTTTGTGATGATCTCGCATCAAGACGCCTTCACCGTGTACGAAGAGCAAGGCTATTTCTGCCGAGTGTATGAATTGGCGTCCAGCTACCCTTTGGCGGTAAGCTGCGCGGACTATCGGTTTCCTGATCAGGTGACGATTCTTCCTTTTGAGCGATTGCTCCATTGGGCACTCGTTGCCTCACCCCTCGTGTAA
- a CDS encoding aldo/keto reductase has translation MKYSYLGKSGLKVSQLCLGTMNFGPETEEKDAFRIMDAALDAGINFFDTANVYGGVDKRGWTEEIIGRWFKQGGGRREKVILATKAYGDMNDPHDGPNAERGLSAYKIRRHLEASLKRLQTDHIELYQMHHIDRNVSWDELWGVFEAAVNQGTVDYIGSSNFAGWHIACAQAEAKARHFLGLVSEQHMYNLLARLPELEVLPASEKLGLGVIPWSPLAGGLLGRNALAGTGARSARSAERIEKHRSQLEQFSALCKEIGEKEDVVALAWVLSHSAVTSPIIGPRTIEQLQDSLRVPEVTLSEDTLSKLDDIFPGPGKPAPEAYAW, from the coding sequence ATGAAATACTCGTATTTAGGGAAATCTGGACTCAAGGTTAGCCAACTTTGCCTGGGAACGATGAACTTTGGACCGGAAACAGAGGAGAAAGATGCCTTTCGAATCATGGATGCCGCACTGGATGCGGGAATCAATTTCTTCGATACAGCTAACGTCTACGGCGGAGTTGATAAAAGAGGCTGGACCGAAGAAATCATCGGACGCTGGTTCAAACAAGGCGGCGGCCGCAGAGAGAAAGTCATTCTCGCAACCAAAGCCTACGGGGATATGAATGATCCCCACGATGGTCCCAATGCTGAACGGGGCTTATCCGCTTACAAAATCAGACGTCATCTGGAAGCATCACTCAAGAGGCTCCAAACCGACCATATAGAGCTTTACCAAATGCATCATATCGACCGCAACGTATCCTGGGATGAGCTATGGGGCGTATTCGAAGCCGCGGTGAACCAAGGTACCGTTGACTATATCGGCTCCAGCAACTTTGCTGGCTGGCACATTGCCTGTGCCCAAGCGGAGGCCAAAGCCCGTCATTTCCTAGGCTTGGTCTCTGAACAGCACATGTACAATCTACTCGCCAGACTGCCGGAGCTGGAAGTCCTTCCCGCTTCAGAGAAGCTTGGTCTTGGTGTCATTCCATGGAGTCCTCTTGCCGGAGGATTGCTGGGCCGCAACGCCTTGGCCGGGACAGGTGCCCGCAGTGCGCGTTCCGCCGAACGGATTGAGAAACATCGGAGTCAATTGGAACAATTCTCAGCACTTTGCAAGGAAATCGGGGAAAAAGAAGACGTTGTCGCCTTGGCCTGGGTACTATCTCATTCAGCCGTGACTTCGCCCATCATTGGACCGAGAACCATCGAGCAGCTCCAAGACTCATTGCGCGTACCCGAAGTTACCCTGAGTGAGGATACGTTGAGCAAATTGGATGACATTTTCCCCGGACCTGGGAAACCGGCTCCCGAAGCTTATGCTTGGTAG
- a CDS encoding flavin-containing monooxygenase has translation MLRRIDIVVIGGGQAGLSVGYYLHLEQRGFVILDQSPEVGHSWSSRYDSLTLFTPRRYSALPGLPLPGDPWDYPTKDEIADYLRCYQDRFALPVQVETEVISLAHRKGRYYVTTNKGTWIANQVVVATGPFQSPYVPSIADSLSADVLQMHTFDYRNPEMLPLADTLVIGGGNSGAQIALELSRSRRVYLSVGHNIQFMPYRFLGKSLFWWYELIGLLRKSPDSWVGRRFQKKKDPLYGYELREAIASGRIKLLGRAVQAQGKQISFADGFSLEVDTILWATGFRMDYPWIHIPEMARDHAGIEHERGVTAIPGLYVVGLPWQSCRGSALIGWVHRDAEFISRMIIQYGECYANEDNSYEDLSSYGS, from the coding sequence GTGTTGAGACGAATCGATATTGTTGTCATTGGCGGTGGGCAAGCGGGTCTTTCTGTAGGTTATTATTTGCACTTGGAACAGAGGGGGTTCGTCATTCTGGACCAAAGTCCCGAAGTGGGACATTCCTGGAGCAGTCGGTATGACTCTTTAACACTTTTTACGCCTCGGAGGTATAGTGCTTTACCGGGTTTGCCGCTTCCTGGAGATCCATGGGATTACCCGACGAAGGATGAGATAGCTGATTATTTGCGGTGCTATCAAGATCGCTTTGCGCTCCCGGTTCAAGTGGAAACTGAGGTGATTAGTCTTGCTCATCGGAAGGGCCGCTATTATGTCACGACGAATAAAGGAACTTGGATAGCCAATCAAGTTGTGGTAGCAACAGGCCCTTTTCAATCTCCTTATGTCCCGTCGATCGCCGATTCCCTAAGTGCAGACGTGCTGCAGATGCATACGTTTGATTATCGTAACCCGGAGATGTTGCCTCTGGCAGATACACTGGTGATCGGAGGAGGGAATTCCGGTGCCCAAATTGCGCTTGAGCTTTCCCGCAGCAGGCGGGTTTATCTGTCCGTCGGCCACAACATTCAATTTATGCCTTATCGATTCCTTGGCAAAAGTCTTTTCTGGTGGTATGAATTAATCGGATTGCTGCGTAAGTCACCAGATTCATGGGTTGGGCGACGATTTCAGAAGAAGAAGGATCCGCTTTACGGTTATGAACTGCGTGAAGCTATAGCGAGCGGCCGTATTAAACTGTTAGGAAGAGCAGTTCAGGCGCAGGGGAAGCAAATTTCATTCGCAGATGGATTCAGTCTAGAAGTGGACACAATCCTCTGGGCAACTGGTTTTCGAATGGACTATCCTTGGATTCATATTCCGGAAATGGCTCGCGATCATGCAGGGATCGAGCACGAACGGGGCGTGACCGCGATACCCGGTTTGTATGTTGTAGGTCTGCCTTGGCAATCTTGCCGAGGATCAGCGCTGATCGGGTGGGTGCATCGGGATGCCGAGTTCATAAGCCGCATGATTATACAATACGGAGAATGCTATGCCAATGAAGATAATAGCTACGAAGATTTGTCCTCATACGGAAGTTGA
- a CDS encoding cache domain-containing protein, which produces MKLSALFASKRFLFKIVLWISASVLFIVGLLSIIIYFNAQSLMINKESDNSKKLLLQVKYNTNLMNETMSRLTQSLYLNSEITSIMFAEQENMVDVIKRINNVVNSLTSSYPYIHSISIYNRNLDQFYNAGSPIFFDDPQLLGLFNANQLLPKLKPIFRNIHKVVNESSKNERVLSYFMYETSLNAEKPNGAVVINVKPEWLLDNIKQINMVDQQKGNNVFILDQHGDYLDVDENIAKPDKLIWLKEEFEKHKITTSESESSFKSNYLETQGK; this is translated from the coding sequence ATGAAGCTAAGCGCATTGTTTGCCTCCAAACGCTTTCTTTTCAAAATCGTATTGTGGATCAGTGCATCCGTTCTATTCATTGTTGGCCTTCTATCGATTATTATTTATTTCAATGCCCAAAGCTTAATGATTAATAAGGAATCCGACAACAGCAAAAAATTGCTGCTGCAAGTCAAATACAATACCAATCTAATGAATGAAACCATGAGTCGACTCACGCAATCCCTCTACCTCAATAGCGAAATCACTTCCATTATGTTTGCCGAGCAGGAAAATATGGTCGACGTAATTAAGCGCATTAATAATGTGGTCAACTCACTGACCTCCTCTTATCCCTACATTCACTCCATCAGCATATATAATCGCAATCTCGATCAATTTTACAATGCGGGCTCACCGATTTTTTTTGATGATCCACAGTTGCTTGGGCTGTTTAATGCCAATCAATTGCTGCCTAAACTAAAGCCTATTTTTCGCAATATCCACAAAGTAGTGAATGAATCGAGTAAAAATGAACGTGTCCTTTCCTACTTTATGTATGAAACCTCATTAAACGCTGAAAAACCAAACGGCGCTGTAGTGATCAATGTGAAGCCGGAATGGCTGCTCGATAACATCAAGCAAATCAATATGGTTGATCAGCAAAAGGGGAATAATGTCTTCATTCTCGATCAGCATGGCGACTATTTAGATGTGGATGAAAACATAGCGAAGCCAGATAAGTTAATATGGTTAAAAGAAGAATTTGAAAAGCACAAAATAACGACTTCTGAGTCCGAAAGCTCATTCAAGAGCAACTATCTAGAAACGCAGGGTAAATAG
- a CDS encoding acyl carrier protein, which translates to MDSKHRNYDKAAIAKIIKEKIIIENLELKGVSPDDIADHAQLFGEGLCLESVEAFYIAGGIEEEFGFHIDRTKLHQIRHHFQSVDTLAAYVYERVVPSVS; encoded by the coding sequence ATGGACAGCAAGCACCGAAATTATGATAAAGCTGCAATAGCCAAAATTATTAAAGAGAAGATCATCATTGAGAACCTTGAATTAAAAGGGGTATCTCCGGATGATATTGCGGACCATGCGCAATTGTTTGGTGAGGGCTTATGTCTGGAATCGGTTGAGGCCTTCTATATTGCAGGAGGGATTGAAGAAGAGTTTGGATTTCACATTGATAGAACGAAGCTTCATCAAATACGTCACCATTTTCAATCCGTCGATACGCTGGCGGCGTATGTCTATGAGCGTGTCGTACCATCCGTATCATAG
- a CDS encoding type I polyketide synthase has product MKSSDVTNWLIKEIALLLGRHPEELDIREPFSSYGLDSAKTMQLSGELGAALDIPISPTIFWDYPTIHELSLYLCERGLRGNDEVATASSITPDQRESIAIVGMGCRFPGISGVGEFWDHLLCGTDAVREYPADREKLGEVKVDRQGGYLDGIDGFDYPFFHISYREAIRMDPQQRLLLEVTWEALMDAGISPELWANTQSGVFIGISNSDYGRRELEAADGFHIHSAMGGALCIAANRLSYFLGLHGPSMAIDTACSSSLVAVHQACHSIWSGESQQAIAGGVNVILSNGVTSSLAEAGMLASDDRCKTFDAQADGYVRGEGCGVVILKPLTKALQDGDDVYAVIPGSALNQDGRSNGITAPNQSAQEKLLLSAYARAGIRPSQIGYIEAHGTGTFLGDPIEVKALGQVLSNGRQADDFIYLGSVKSSIGHLESAAGIAGLIKTALIMKHEVVPPNLHFHTWNPEIPRAGFPFLVPVKCETLKLGDDVYAGVSSFGFGGTNAHIVLGKPPLVRNVDHTSEMEPFVFTLSAARKDGLSLLAQKYVHWLQKAEKYDLPAMGAALSRGRKHHEHRLAIVVSSKESLITALQDYVRASESSSLWHYGYVASQPAEAVFWFGDYDGENPGDTGEEVIINDPVFRQSYFVVTQLYRNLADDAFQQEGKFNAFAKQYAYAQMLRHWGITPKSCVGEGIGRLTADVLDGRLSLVQAAQSLVQGEPTDLGQLEIGVDFKDIAICLLTVPPGVAQYANTVIVIECRDELACLQVQCDLYTKGLLVPAGSARTRKLSHMLPTYPWHHQSCWKTTIANAEEPNNITCFC; this is encoded by the coding sequence ATGAAGTCAAGTGATGTAACGAATTGGTTAATAAAAGAAATAGCGCTTCTGCTCGGTAGACACCCAGAGGAGCTTGATATTCGTGAGCCTTTTAGTAGTTATGGACTTGATTCAGCGAAGACGATGCAGCTATCCGGGGAACTGGGCGCCGCTTTGGATATTCCGATATCCCCAACAATATTCTGGGATTATCCAACGATTCATGAACTGTCTTTATATTTGTGCGAAAGAGGATTAAGAGGGAACGATGAAGTGGCCACAGCTTCAAGTATCACTCCAGACCAGCGTGAATCTATCGCTATTGTGGGTATGGGCTGCCGGTTCCCAGGCATTTCGGGTGTCGGTGAATTCTGGGATCACTTACTGTGCGGGACCGATGCGGTAAGGGAGTATCCGGCTGATCGCGAGAAGCTTGGAGAAGTGAAGGTCGATCGTCAAGGCGGATATCTCGATGGCATTGATGGCTTCGACTATCCGTTCTTCCATATCTCATATCGAGAGGCCATTCGTATGGATCCTCAGCAGCGTCTGCTGCTTGAGGTCACCTGGGAAGCGTTGATGGATGCGGGGATTTCGCCGGAGCTATGGGCTAACACGCAAAGTGGTGTATTTATCGGGATTTCTAATAGCGACTATGGAAGGCGTGAATTAGAAGCGGCGGATGGTTTCCATATTCATTCCGCTATGGGCGGTGCGCTGTGCATTGCAGCGAATCGACTATCGTATTTCTTGGGTCTGCACGGGCCCAGTATGGCTATTGATACCGCTTGTTCATCTTCGCTTGTCGCTGTTCACCAAGCCTGTCACAGCATATGGTCAGGCGAAAGTCAGCAAGCTATTGCAGGCGGTGTGAACGTCATACTTTCCAATGGGGTAACTTCCAGTTTAGCTGAAGCAGGGATGCTGGCATCGGACGATCGCTGCAAGACGTTCGATGCCCAGGCGGATGGGTACGTTCGTGGTGAAGGCTGTGGGGTCGTTATTCTCAAGCCATTAACTAAAGCCTTGCAGGATGGCGATGATGTATACGCGGTGATCCCAGGGAGCGCGTTGAATCAGGATGGTCGAAGCAACGGGATTACAGCGCCGAATCAATCGGCGCAGGAGAAGCTGCTTCTCTCGGCGTATGCGCGAGCAGGCATTCGGCCAAGTCAAATTGGCTATATTGAGGCACACGGGACGGGGACATTTCTAGGTGATCCTATTGAAGTTAAAGCTTTGGGCCAAGTGCTCTCTAATGGCAGACAGGCAGATGACTTCATCTACCTCGGTTCGGTGAAGAGCAGCATCGGTCATCTGGAGTCGGCGGCGGGGATTGCAGGACTCATAAAGACTGCGCTCATTATGAAACACGAAGTAGTTCCGCCAAATCTGCATTTTCACACGTGGAATCCCGAGATTCCACGCGCAGGCTTTCCTTTCTTAGTACCTGTAAAGTGTGAGACTTTGAAGCTGGGAGATGATGTGTATGCAGGCGTCAGCTCGTTTGGATTTGGCGGGACTAACGCGCATATTGTCCTTGGCAAGCCGCCTCTTGTACGCAATGTGGATCACACTTCGGAGATGGAACCTTTTGTATTCACGTTATCCGCTGCTCGTAAAGATGGACTATCCCTACTAGCTCAGAAGTATGTTCATTGGCTGCAGAAGGCTGAAAAGTATGATCTCCCAGCCATGGGGGCTGCATTGTCGCGAGGCAGGAAGCATCATGAACATAGATTGGCGATCGTTGTATCCTCTAAGGAAAGTCTAATAACTGCACTGCAAGATTATGTCCGTGCATCTGAAAGCAGCTCTTTATGGCACTATGGGTATGTAGCGAGCCAACCTGCGGAGGCTGTCTTCTGGTTCGGTGATTACGACGGGGAAAACCCGGGCGATACCGGAGAGGAAGTTATCATTAACGATCCGGTGTTTCGCCAATCTTACTTTGTGGTGACACAGTTATATCGCAATCTGGCTGATGATGCCTTTCAGCAAGAAGGCAAGTTTAACGCGTTTGCCAAACAATATGCTTATGCGCAGATGCTGCGTCATTGGGGGATAACCCCCAAATCATGCGTTGGGGAAGGGATAGGTCGCCTGACAGCAGATGTGCTGGATGGTCGATTATCTCTCGTGCAGGCCGCCCAAAGTCTAGTTCAAGGCGAGCCTACAGATTTGGGGCAGTTGGAGATAGGAGTCGATTTCAAAGATATCGCTATTTGTCTGTTGACGGTCCCGCCAGGAGTGGCACAGTATGCAAACACCGTCATCGTTATCGAGTGCCGTGATGAACTTGCCTGTTTGCAAGTACAGTGTGACTTGTACACCAAGGGGCTATTGGTGCCTGCAGGATCCGCCCGCACCCGGAAGTTATCCCACATGCTTCCGACTTATCCATGGCACCATCAATCTTGTTGGAAGACTACGATAGCGAATGCCGAAGAGCCGAATAACATCACTTGTTTTTGTTAA